In Actinomadura citrea, a single window of DNA contains:
- a CDS encoding ArsR/SmtB family transcription factor — MGVWLVNADTLASGRFVISALAETTACVKLLEKNAAAHPGERAWLDDHLPAYRRMLRRDPVTAALLDAALGTRTRWIADFLTPPHPGVGSPPFHEELAVVRRTPPERAHADLEVSFGGPLPAELRRPDAPERIAGLLEWVWTHTVEPDWERRRRVIEADAVARAGQLSQGGWAAALDDMRPGMRWLGDGRLQINVHDYPPHDISGARLLFVPVTPRGGWVAWEEPDPDRYAIVYPCSAPLAGAGEAAVPEALERLLGPGRARVLVLLATPLSTTQLVALTGQGLGSVGRHLRVLFDARLIDRRRAGRSVLYYRTATGEALADATRPPNTPAATHSPT, encoded by the coding sequence ATGGGTGTGTGGCTGGTCAACGCGGACACGCTCGCGAGCGGGCGGTTCGTGATCTCGGCCCTCGCGGAGACCACCGCCTGCGTGAAGCTCCTGGAGAAGAACGCCGCCGCGCACCCGGGCGAGCGGGCCTGGCTCGACGACCACCTGCCCGCCTACCGGCGCATGCTGCGGCGCGACCCGGTCACCGCCGCGCTGCTGGACGCCGCCCTCGGCACCAGGACCAGGTGGATCGCCGACTTCCTGACGCCGCCGCACCCGGGCGTGGGCTCGCCGCCGTTCCACGAGGAACTCGCCGTCGTCCGCCGGACCCCGCCCGAACGGGCGCACGCCGACCTGGAGGTCTCGTTCGGCGGCCCGCTGCCCGCCGAGCTGCGCCGCCCCGACGCGCCCGAGCGGATCGCCGGCCTGCTGGAGTGGGTGTGGACGCACACCGTCGAGCCGGACTGGGAGCGCCGCCGCCGCGTCATCGAGGCCGACGCCGTCGCGCGCGCCGGGCAGCTGAGCCAGGGCGGCTGGGCCGCCGCGCTCGACGACATGCGCCCCGGGATGCGCTGGCTCGGCGACGGCCGCCTCCAGATCAACGTCCACGACTACCCGCCGCACGACATCTCCGGCGCCCGGCTGCTGTTCGTCCCGGTCACGCCGCGCGGAGGCTGGGTGGCCTGGGAGGAGCCGGACCCCGACCGGTACGCGATCGTCTACCCCTGCTCGGCCCCGCTGGCGGGCGCGGGCGAGGCCGCCGTCCCCGAGGCGCTCGAACGCCTCCTCGGCCCGGGCCGCGCCCGGGTCCTCGTCCTGCTCGCCACGCCGCTGAGCACCACGCAGCTCGTGGCGCTGACCGGCCAGGGCCTCGGCTCGGTCGGCCGCCACCTCCGGGTCCTCTTCGACGCCCGCCTGATCGACCGCCGCCGCGCCGGACGCTCCGTCCTCTACTACCGGACGGCCACCGGCGAAGCACTCGCGGACGCCACCCGCCCCCCGAACACCCCTGCCGCGACGCACTCGCCCACCTGA
- a CDS encoding cobalamin-dependent protein (Presence of a B(12) (cobalamin)-binding domain implies dependence on cobalamin itself, in one of its several forms, or in some unusual lineages, dependence on a cobalamin-like analog.) gives MNGTTEHQGPSSELATATDGLWDAVIAGDEYAAADAVTTALDRGADAETVLLEIIAPLQARVGREWAANRLTVAQEHTATAINERSIAALAHHPAVRKALERHGERPRGRVAVACIDGEWHALPARILAEVLRLRGWQVDYLGAQVPTPHLIAHVHRTNPAVVALSSSIATRLPSAHAAVTACQATGTPVLVGGAAYGPDGRYAALLGADGWAPDARSAADRLAEGPLGKPPPVRQVIDDLPHLADQEYTQITRTARGLVRYVVTELPARFPAMADYTDQQRRRTAEDIAHIVDFLGAALYVDDPELFTGFIGWTAGILTARGVPARSLLPGLDLLAEQLVDYPRATDLLSRARDTLRHPLPEAAEGRIA, from the coding sequence GTGAACGGAACCACGGAGCACCAAGGGCCTTCCTCCGAGCTCGCCACGGCGACGGACGGACTCTGGGACGCCGTCATCGCGGGCGACGAGTACGCCGCCGCCGACGCCGTCACGACCGCGCTCGACCGGGGGGCGGACGCCGAGACCGTCCTACTGGAGATCATCGCGCCGCTCCAGGCCCGGGTGGGCCGGGAGTGGGCGGCCAACCGGCTCACGGTCGCGCAGGAGCACACCGCGACGGCGATCAACGAACGGTCGATCGCGGCGCTGGCGCACCATCCGGCGGTGCGCAAGGCCCTGGAACGGCATGGCGAGAGGCCGCGCGGCCGGGTGGCGGTCGCGTGCATCGACGGGGAGTGGCACGCGCTGCCGGCGCGGATCCTGGCCGAGGTGCTGCGGCTGCGCGGCTGGCAGGTCGACTACCTCGGCGCCCAGGTGCCGACTCCGCACCTGATCGCCCACGTGCACCGGACGAACCCGGCCGTGGTGGCGCTGTCGTCCTCGATCGCCACCCGGCTGCCCTCCGCGCACGCCGCCGTCACCGCCTGCCAGGCGACCGGAACCCCCGTCCTGGTGGGCGGCGCCGCGTACGGGCCGGACGGCCGGTACGCCGCCCTGCTCGGCGCCGACGGCTGGGCCCCCGACGCCCGCTCCGCCGCCGACCGGCTGGCGGAGGGGCCGCTGGGCAAGCCGCCGCCCGTCCGCCAGGTCATCGACGACCTGCCGCACCTGGCCGACCAGGAGTACACGCAGATCACCCGGACCGCGCGCGGGCTCGTGCGGTACGTGGTGACCGAGCTGCCGGCCCGCTTCCCGGCGATGGCGGACTATACCGACCAGCAGCGCCGCCGCACCGCCGAGGACATCGCCCACATCGTCGACTTCCTCGGGGCCGCCCTCTATGTGGACGACCCCGAGCTGTTCACCGGGTTCATCGGCTGGACGGCGGGCATCCTCACCGCGCGCGGCGTGCCCGCCCGCAGCCTCCTGCCGGGTCTGGATCTGCTGGCCGAGCAACTCGTCGACTATCCCCGGGCCACGGACCTGCTCTCCCGCGCCCGCGACACCCTCCGGCACCCACTGCCGGAGGCCGCCGAAGGAAGGATTGCATGA
- a CDS encoding STAS domain-containing protein, protein MTAFVPDTPLRVVATLSGTHALRIEIEGDLDFYTADTLVATVRTQMEDNPDVRELELACGGMGLCDSAGLAALLMVRRRTSAAGVHLALTGRSGRLDRLLDVTGTLHHLTGDPAETAKDQDQAREQDQEQELPRQ, encoded by the coding sequence ATGACCGCCTTTGTTCCCGATACTCCGCTGCGCGTCGTCGCCACCCTCTCCGGGACGCACGCGCTGCGGATCGAGATTGAGGGTGATCTGGACTTCTACACCGCCGACACGCTGGTGGCCACCGTCCGGACGCAGATGGAGGACAACCCCGACGTCCGCGAGCTGGAGCTCGCCTGCGGCGGGATGGGCCTGTGCGACTCGGCGGGCCTGGCCGCGCTGCTGATGGTCCGCCGCCGGACGTCCGCGGCCGGCGTCCACCTCGCGCTGACCGGCCGGAGCGGGCGGCTCGACCGGCTCCTGGACGTCACGGGGACGCTGCACCACCTCACCGGCGACCCGGCCGAGACCGCCAAGGACCAGGATCAGGCGCGGGAGCAGGACCAGGAGCAGGAACTGCCCCGGCAGTGA